ACCCCGACATCCAGTTCGTGCAGGAACGCGGCCAGCCCCGCCCGGCCCCGGCGCGCGCCGCACAGCGCGTCATCCCGATTGCCGAGGAGATCGTCTGATGGCCGCCCTGCCCAAAACCCAACCCACCTGGCGCCACGCGTGCGACCGCCAGGATCTCGTCGCCAATTCCGGCGTGGTCGCGCTGGTCGACGGCGCGCAGGTCGCCCTGTTCTACCTGCCGGACGCGCCGGGCCAAACCCTGTACGCCGTGTCGAACCGCGATCCGAAGTCCGGCGCCAACGTCATCGGCCGGGGCATCGTCGGCCAGTTGGCCGGCGACCTGGTCGTGGCGTCCCCCCTCTACAAGCAGCACTTCCGGCTGGCCGACGGCAGCTGCGTGCAATTTCCCGAGCAGCGCCTGCAGACCTGGCAGGCGCGTTTCAACGGCGACGCGGTCGAAATCGCCTGACGGGCGCCGCAAACGTATTCAACACATCAGCACAGCAACAGGAAACATCATGTCCTACCTAGCTCCCTCCGAATTCGTCACCAAGATGGTGGATGCCGGCGAATCGAAGCTCTACATGGCGACCCGCGACGTCCTGATCCGCGCCTTCATGGCCGGCGCCATCCTCGCGATCGCCGCAGTCTTCGCCGTCACCGTCACGGTGCAGACCGGCTCGCCCATCCTCGGCGCCGCGCTCTTTCCGGTCGGCTTCTGCATCCTGTACCTGATGGGCTTCGACCTTCTGACGGGCGTATTCGTGCTGACCCCGCTGGCGCTCTTCGACAAGCGGCCCGGCGTCACGATGGGCGGCATCCTCAAGCACTGGGGCAAGGTCTTCGTGGGCAACTTCCTGGGCGCGCTGACCGTCGCCGTGCTGATGGCCATCGTCTTCACCTACGGCTTTTCGGTGCCGCCCAACAAGGTCGGCCAGGTCATCTCGCACATCGGCGAAGACCGCACGCTGGGCTACAAGGAATACGGCGCGGGCGGCATGCTGACGATCTTCATCCGCGGCGTGCTGTGCAACTGGATGGTGTCGCTGGGCGTCGTGGGCGCCATGATTTCCACCACCGTCAGCGGCAAGGTCATCGCGATGTGGATGCCCGTCATGCTGTTCTTCGCCATGGGCTTCGAGCACTCCATCGTCAACATGTTCCTGTTCCCGTCGGCCATGATCATGGGCGGCAACTTCTCGATCATGGACTACATGATCTGGAACGAAATCCCGGTGGTGCTGGGCAACCTGATCGGCGGGATCTCGCTGACGGGCCTGACGCTCTACACGACGCACATGAAGACCGCGCCCAAGCGCCGCTTCAACTGATACGCCCCGGCATGGACAGCTTCACGCCCGCCGCTTCGCCCACCGCCTCGCTGAAAGTGGCGGTGGGCCAGCACACCGATCCCGGCGTCAAGTCCGTCAACCAGGACTTCCACGGGCTGTGCGTGCCGGGCGAGCCGCTGCTCGGCGCCAAGGGCATCGCCATCGCGCTGGCCGACGGCATCAGCAGCAGCAACGTCAGCCACATCGCCAGCGAAACGGCCGTGGCCAGCTTTCTGGAAGACTATTACTGCACGCCCGAAACGTGGTCCGTGAAGAAGTCGGCCCAGAAGGTGCTGAGCGCAGCCAACGCCTGGCTGCATTCGCAGAGCCGCCAGCGCCACGGGCAGGATCAGGACAGCGGCTACGTCTGCACGCTGACCGTGATGGTGCTCAAGGGCGCCACCGCGCACATCCTGCATATCGGCGACGCGCGCATCTATCGTCTGCGCGACGGCGTGGTCGAGCAGCTGACCGAGGACCACCGCGTCTGGGTCGCGCACGACAAAAGCTATCTGGGCCGCGCGCTGGGCCTGGCGCCGCACCTGGAGATCGACTATCACACGCAGGCCGTGGAACCGGGCGACGTGTTCCTGCTGGCGACCGACGGCGTGTACGAGCATGTCGGCGACGACGATCTGCGTGAGGCCGTCACCGCCCATACCGGCGATCTGGACGCCGCCGCGCGCGCATTGGTCGCGCTAGCGCTTGCCCGCGGCAGCGACGACAACCTGACCATCCAGATCGTGCGCGTTGACGCCCTGCCCGCGCGCCAGGCCGGCGAACTGGCCCAGTACTCCGGCAGCCTGCCCTGCCCGCCGCTGCTGGACGTGGGCCAGATGTTCGAAGGCTTTCGCATCACCGACGAGCTGCGTGCCAGCAGCCGCAGCCACGTCTATCTGGCCGAAGACCTCGACAGCGGCGACACCGTCGTCATCAAGATTCCGTCACTGGACCTGCGGCACGATCCCGCCTATCTGGAACGCCTCTTGACCGAGGAATGGCTGGCGCGCCGCATCGACAGCCGCCACGTCGTGCGGGCCTGGCCGCGCACGCGGCAGCGCCGCTCGCTCTACACCGTCAGCGAATACATCGAAGGCCGCACGCTGACGCAATGGATGGCCACCAATCCGCGTCCCGCGCTGGAACCGGCAATTGCCATCATCGAGCAGATCGCGCGCGGCCTGCAGGCCTTTCACCGGCTGGAGATCGTGCATCAGGATCTGCGGCCGGACAACATCCTGATCACGCCCGACGGCACGGCAAAGATCATCGACCTGGGTTCGGCCCGCACGGCCGGCATCCAGGAACTCGGTGCGGATGGCGACGACGCCATGCCGGTGCTGGGCACCGCCCAATATGCGGCGCCCGAATATTTTCTGGGCGAAGCCGGCATGGCGCGGTCCGACATCTATTCGCTGGCGGCGATCCTGTACCAGATGCTCTCCGGCCGCCTGCCGTACGGCGCCAACGTGGCGCGCTCGCGCAGCCGCGCCGCGCAACTGCGTCTGACCTACGTGTCGGTGCTGGACCGGGAACGCGAAATTCCGGCCTGGATCGACAGCGTGCTCAGCCGCGCCCTGCATCCCGACCCGCAGCACCGCACGCCCGAGCTGTCCGAATTCACGCACGCGCTGCGCAATCCGCCGGACGTGCGCGGCGGCGAACGACTGCCCCTGCTGGAACGCAATCCGGTGGCTTTCTGGAAAGGCCTGTGCCTTGTCCTGGCCATCGTGATCGTGATCCAGGCCCTGAACACCTGATACGAGACGACCATGCCCGCCACGAATCCCACCGTGTCCCTGATCGGCGCCGGCCCCGGCGACCCCGAGCTGCTGACCTTGAAAGCCGTCAAGGCGCTGGCCCGCGCCGACGTCGTCCTGGTCGACGACCTGGTCAACCCCGAAATCCTGCAGCACTGCCCGAACGCCCGCATCGTTCGCGTGGGCAAGCGCGGGGGCTGCCGCTCCACGCCGCAGGATTTCATCCAACGCCTGATGCTGCGTTACGCCCGCCAGGGTCTGCGCGTGGCGCGCCTGAAGGGTGGCGACCCGTGCATCTTTGGCCGTGGCGGCGAGGAAGCGCAGTGGCTCAGCGATCACGGCGTCGCCTGTGAGATCGTGAACGGCATTACCGCCGGGCTGGCCGCGGCCACGTCTGCCGGCATCCCGCTGACGCAGCGCGGCATGGCGCAGGGCGTTACACTCATCACCGCGCATTCGCAGGACGGCGCAACGCCCGATTGGTCCGGATTGGCGCGCAGCGGCACGACGCTGGTGGTCTACATGGGCGTGGCAAAGGTGCACGACATGACCCGCCAGTTGCTCGCCGCCGGGATGACCCCGGACACGCCGGTAGCGATGATCGAGCGCGCGTCGCTTCCCGGCCAGCGGGTCTGTGCATCGACCCTGGCCGGCATGGCGTCCGACGCCCAGGCCTTCCAGTTACGCAGCCCGGCCGTGCTGGTCATCGGCGAGGTTGCCGCCTGCCGGATGTTCGGCGTGCTGGACGACGCAGCAGGCGCGATGGCGCCGCAACGCCGGACGGCCTGATTTCCGAAAAGACACCGCGCCTCACCCCGCATAGAGATTCCGATGGCCGAACGCCACATGCCGCCGCCGCTGCGCTTTCTGCTCGCCGCCCGCCGCAGCGAGCTCCAGGGCCTGGAAATCCTGGCCGCCACGTGCGACCTGGTGCTGCGCATCAGCGCGCTCGTGCATACGCTGCAAAAAGAGCGCGGCTACTCCAACCTGACTCTTTGCAGCGCCGCCGACCGGCTGCAGCCGGCGCTGGCCGGCCTGTCGAGCGACGCGCAGGTCGTGGAAGCCGACGTGCGCGCATTCCTGGACGGGCTGGAGGCCGACACCGCGGCCGGCAGCAGCCGCGCGCGTCTGCTCAATTGCATTGCGTACGCCCTATTCCGCCTGGACGAATTGCCGGCCTTGCGCCGTGAGGTCCGCGACCGCCGCATTCAGGTGGAGGATGCCGATACCCGCTTCACCCAGGTAATCGGCAGCCTGTTGGCAGTGGTCTTCGAAGCCGCCGACTCTTCGCTCGATCCGGATGTCACACGCCTCTTGGTGGCACTGTTGAATTTCATGCAAGGCAAGGAACTGAGCGGCCAGGAGCGCGCCTGCGGCGTCATGGGCTTTACGGCCGGCTGGTTCGACGACGCCCGCAAGGCGCGCATGCTGGGCCTGGCGGCCAACCAGGCGCGCAGTTTCGGCGTCTACACGCAATACGCGCAAGGCGCGCCGCTGCAGGCCTGGGACCAGGTTCAGCAGCAGGCGCAGCCGGTACAACGCATGCGCGACATGGCGCAGCACACGTCGGACGCGCAGCGTGTCGACAGCGGCCTGGCCGAATTGTGGTTTGACCTGTGCACCGCGCGCATCGACGCCATGCGCAGCGTCGAAACACAGTTGGCGCAGGAGCTGGCGCAGCAATGCGCCCGGCGCATCGCCGACACCCGTCAGGAACTGGACGACCGCCGCCTGCTGCTAAGCCGCTACACCGATCACGCCAGCGGCCGCGCCCCCAGCATGGTGTTCAGCGTGCAGAGCCGCATCCTGGACGTGCCGCCCGAGGACGGCGTGGGCAGCGAACTGGAACGGTCGATCCTGGACATGATGCGCGAACAGACGCTGCGCATGCAGCACGCCGACGATGCGCTGACCAGCGTGCGGGGCGCGCTGGACGACAGAAAGCGCATCGACCGCGCCAAGCTGCTGCTGATCAGCCGCTATGGCCTGACCGAGCAGGCGGCGCATGAACGCCTGCAACGCGCGGCGATGGACGGCGGCCTGTCGCTGGCGGACGTGGCGCGGCAGATCATTGCGCAGTTGGGCGGCAACTGAATCGCCGGCTTTGAAGAGTAAATGCCCTAGCGGAACACGCGCTGCACCAGGCTGACGGCCGCCGCCGCCAGCGCCACCCCCGCCACGATCTGGAAATGATCCAGGCTGGCCAGCAGCACCGACTGCTGGTTCAGCAGTTGCGCGATCTGCGCCGTGGCAAGCTGCTGTGCCTGTGCCGGCCCCGCC
The DNA window shown above is from Achromobacter spanius and carries:
- a CDS encoding nitrate- and nitrite sensing domain-containing protein, producing the protein MAERHMPPPLRFLLAARRSELQGLEILAATCDLVLRISALVHTLQKERGYSNLTLCSAADRLQPALAGLSSDAQVVEADVRAFLDGLEADTAAGSSRARLLNCIAYALFRLDELPALRREVRDRRIQVEDADTRFTQVIGSLLAVVFEAADSSLDPDVTRLLVALLNFMQGKELSGQERACGVMGFTAGWFDDARKARMLGLAANQARSFGVYTQYAQGAPLQAWDQVQQQAQPVQRMRDMAQHTSDAQRVDSGLAELWFDLCTARIDAMRSVETQLAQELAQQCARRIADTRQELDDRRLLLSRYTDHASGRAPSMVFSVQSRILDVPPEDGVGSELERSILDMMREQTLRMQHADDALTSVRGALDDRKRIDRAKLLLISRYGLTEQAAHERLQRAAMDGGLSLADVARQIIAQLGGN
- a CDS encoding formate/nitrite transporter family protein, producing MSYLAPSEFVTKMVDAGESKLYMATRDVLIRAFMAGAILAIAAVFAVTVTVQTGSPILGAALFPVGFCILYLMGFDLLTGVFVLTPLALFDKRPGVTMGGILKHWGKVFVGNFLGALTVAVLMAIVFTYGFSVPPNKVGQVISHIGEDRTLGYKEYGAGGMLTIFIRGVLCNWMVSLGVVGAMISTTVSGKVIAMWMPVMLFFAMGFEHSIVNMFLFPSAMIMGGNFSIMDYMIWNEIPVVLGNLIGGISLTGLTLYTTHMKTAPKRRFN
- the nirD gene encoding nitrite reductase small subunit NirD — translated: MAALPKTQPTWRHACDRQDLVANSGVVALVDGAQVALFYLPDAPGQTLYAVSNRDPKSGANVIGRGIVGQLAGDLVVASPLYKQHFRLADGSCVQFPEQRLQTWQARFNGDAVEIA
- a CDS encoding bifunctional protein-serine/threonine kinase/phosphatase, whose product is MDSFTPAASPTASLKVAVGQHTDPGVKSVNQDFHGLCVPGEPLLGAKGIAIALADGISSSNVSHIASETAVASFLEDYYCTPETWSVKKSAQKVLSAANAWLHSQSRQRHGQDQDSGYVCTLTVMVLKGATAHILHIGDARIYRLRDGVVEQLTEDHRVWVAHDKSYLGRALGLAPHLEIDYHTQAVEPGDVFLLATDGVYEHVGDDDLREAVTAHTGDLDAAARALVALALARGSDDNLTIQIVRVDALPARQAGELAQYSGSLPCPPLLDVGQMFEGFRITDELRASSRSHVYLAEDLDSGDTVVIKIPSLDLRHDPAYLERLLTEEWLARRIDSRHVVRAWPRTRQRRSLYTVSEYIEGRTLTQWMATNPRPALEPAIAIIEQIARGLQAFHRLEIVHQDLRPDNILITPDGTAKIIDLGSARTAGIQELGADGDDAMPVLGTAQYAAPEYFLGEAGMARSDIYSLAAILYQMLSGRLPYGANVARSRSRAAQLRLTYVSVLDREREIPAWIDSVLSRALHPDPQHRTPELSEFTHALRNPPDVRGGERLPLLERNPVAFWKGLCLVLAIVIVIQALNT
- the cobA gene encoding uroporphyrinogen-III C-methyltransferase; this translates as MPATNPTVSLIGAGPGDPELLTLKAVKALARADVVLVDDLVNPEILQHCPNARIVRVGKRGGCRSTPQDFIQRLMLRYARQGLRVARLKGGDPCIFGRGGEEAQWLSDHGVACEIVNGITAGLAAATSAGIPLTQRGMAQGVTLITAHSQDGATPDWSGLARSGTTLVVYMGVAKVHDMTRQLLAAGMTPDTPVAMIERASLPGQRVCASTLAGMASDAQAFQLRSPAVLVIGEVAACRMFGVLDDAAGAMAPQRRTA